One genomic segment of Capsicum annuum cultivar UCD-10X-F1 unplaced genomic scaffold, UCD10Xv1.1 ctg2621, whole genome shotgun sequence includes these proteins:
- the LOC107865800 gene encoding inorganic pyrophosphatase 1, translating to MAGIVVVFDFDKTIIDLDSDNWVVVDELGATDLFNQLLPTMPWNSLMDRMMKELHEQGKTVKDIEGVLKHVPVIPGVVSVVKAAHALGCDLRIVSDANVFFIDTILNHLGIHDCFTEINTNPSYVDEEGKLRILPYHDFHTCSHGCNNHVCPPNMCKGLVIERMQEASLAKEGKKRMIYLGDGPGDFCPSLKLKEHDYVMPRKDFPAWKLINENRHLIKAEIHGWANGEEQQHILLQIIKAITIHEERQFLSVDSKFQTIPINAAHHEALPKALPVRY from the exons ATGGCTGGAATTGTTGTGGTTTTCGATTTCGACAAGACGATCATTGATTTGGACAGCGATAATTGGGTAGTAGTGGATGAATTAGGTGCCACGGATTTGTTCAATCAACTTCTCCCTACCATGCCATGGAACTCTCTTATG GATAGGATGATGAAGGAACTTCATGAACAAGGCAAAACCGTCAAGGACATTGAAGGAGTACTGAAACACGTACCTGTAATTCCCGGTGTTGTTTCAGTCGTTAAAGCAGCTCATGCTTTAGG ATGTGATTTGAGGATAGTAAGCGATGCGAATGTCTTCTTCATTGACACGATTTTGAATCATCTTGGAATACATGATTGCTTCACGGAGATCAACACAAATCCGAGCTACGTTGATGAAGAAGGAAAACTCAGAATCCTTCCTTACCATGATTTTCACACTTGCTCTCATGGCTGCAACAACCATGTTTGCCCTCCCAACATGTGCAAG GGCCTGGTAATAGAAAGAATGCAAGAAGCTTCATTGGCTAAGGAAGGGAAGAAAAGAATGATCTATCTCGGTGACGGACCAGGAGATTTTTGTCCAAGCTTGAAGCTCAAAGAGCATGATTACGTTATGCCTAGAAAAGATTTTCCAGCCTGGAAATTAATAAACGAAAACCGCCATCTCATAAAAGCAGAAATCCACGGGTGGGCAAATGGAGAAGAGCAACAACACATTCTGCTTCAGATAATTAAAGCGATTACTATTCATGAAGAGAGGCAATTTTTATCAGTTGACAGCAAGTTCCAGACGATTCCGATTAATGCAGCTCATCATGAAGCCTTGCCAAAAGCTCTCCCTGTGCGTTACTAA
- the LOC124890871 gene encoding inorganic pyrophosphatase 1-like — protein MDRMMKEHHEQGKTVKDIEGVLKRVPVIPGVVSAVKAAHALGCDLRIVSDANVFLIDTILNHLGLYDCFTEINTNPSYVDEEGKLRIRPYHDFHTCSHGCNNHVCPPNMCKGLVIERMQASLAKEGKKRMIYLGDGPGDFCPSLKLKEHDYVMPRKDFPAWKLINENRHLIKAEIHGWANGEEQQHILLQIIKAITIHEERQFLSGDSKFQTIPINAAHHEALPKALPLRY, from the exons ATG GATAGGATGATGAAGGAACATCATGAACAAGGCAAAACTGTCAAGGACATTGAAGGAGTACTGAAACGCGTACCCGTAATTCCTGGTGTTGTTTCAGCCGTTAAAGCAGCTCATGCTTTAGG ATGTGATTTGAGGATAGTGAGCGATGCGAATGTCTTCCTCATTGACACAATTTTGAATCATCTTGGATTATATGATTGCTTCACGGAGATCAACACAAATCCGAGCTACGTTGATGAAGAAGGAAAACTCAGAATCCGTCCTTATCATGATTTTCACACTTGCTCTCATGGCTGCAACAACCACGTTTGTCCTCCCAACATGTGCAAG GGCCTGGTAATAGAAAGAATGCAAGCTTCATTGGCTAAGGAAGGGAAGAAAAGAATGATCTATCTAGGTGACGGACCAGGAGATTTTTGTCCAAGCTTAAAACTCAAAGAGCATGATTACGTTATGCCTAGAAAAGATTTTCCAGCCTGGAAATTAATAAACGAAAATCGCCATCTCATAAAAGCAGAAATCCACGGGTGGGCAAATGGAGAAGAGCAACAACACATTCTGCTTCAGATAATTAAAGCGATTACCATTCATGAAGAGAGGCAATTTTTATCAGGTGATAGCAAGTTCCAGACGATTCCGATTAATGCTGCTCATCATGAAGCCTTGCCAAAAGCTCTCCCTCTGCGTTACTAA